In one window of uncultured Acetobacteroides sp. DNA:
- the dnaE gene encoding DNA polymerase III subunit alpha, with protein sequence MAEFTHLHVHTQYSILDGAASIAGILKTATKKGMKSIAITDHGNMFGVKLFHKKAKELGIKPILGVEAYVARNSRFDKSDKDDRSGDHLILLAKNYEGYQNLMKIVSYSWIEGYYYKPRIDKDLLERYHEGIVACSACLGGELPQAVMHEGYEAALKVAKWFQNIFGDDYYMELQLHQSGDHKIDSEIFENQKKVNEIIKKISQETGIKYIASNDVHFINAEDADAHDLLICLNTGKDIDDPTRMRYTKQEFLKSPEEMERLFAEYPEAIATTQEIDEKIESYELNKKPIMPIFPIPEGFDGEMHYLRHVTYEGAKERWGDGFSGETKERVDFELGVIENMGFPSYFLIVWDFIRAARDMGVSVGPGRGSAAGSAVAYCLKITNIDPVKYDLLFERFLNPDRISMPDIDIDFDEEGRAEVLKWVSKKYGEKRVAHIITFGTMAAKMAIKDVARVQKLPLPEADRLAKMVPEKPGTTLAKAFQEVPELNQERTSPNPLIAKTLGFAETLEGAVRQTGIHACGIIIAKDDLENYIPVSTHKDAELLVTQYDGKHVEDIGLLKMDFLGLKTLSIIKDAQEYILGSKGIDLDIDTIPLDDAATYELYSRGDTTALFQFESPGMKKYLRALKPNRIEDLIAMNALYRPGPLEYIPDFIDRKHGRKKIEYDIAEMEEYLKDTYGITVYQEQVMLLSQKLAGFTKGQADTLRKAMGKKMIDMMAKLKADFIKGATERGHDAKILEKVWTDWEAFAQYAFNKSHSTCYAYVSYQTAYLKAHYPSEFMAAVLSRNLSDIKKITTFMDECKRMGISVLGPDINESNYKFSVNSKGAVRFGLGAVKGLGEGAVNAIIETRKKGGPFKDIYDVVERVSLSSANRKNLETLILAGGFDSLSTLPRSAYFAPDTKNVTFIESLIRYGNLVQNERNSASNSLFGAIASAEIVQKPEPPANAPEWNKLETLNKEREVVGIYLSSHPLDEYRVEIDNFTNCTLTDLNDLPAMAGRDFSVAGMITSARNLMTKTGKPYGSITVEDYADSHQFTLFGKDYEQFRSFFYEGYSLLIRGSVHEHPFRPGEMEAKIKLIRQLPNVKDEMVKGIQLTLPIFSITDELAAEIKNYVESSKGNIALKVKLVDPADKLSVEMHSRTFRVGLSHEFIDYLQHNSINFRLVD encoded by the coding sequence ATGGCCGAATTTACGCACCTACACGTGCATACCCAATACTCCATCCTCGATGGGGCGGCAAGCATTGCCGGCATACTGAAAACTGCCACAAAAAAGGGGATGAAGTCTATTGCCATCACCGACCATGGAAACATGTTTGGGGTGAAACTCTTCCACAAAAAGGCGAAGGAGTTGGGCATAAAACCCATTCTTGGCGTGGAGGCCTACGTGGCCAGGAACAGCCGCTTCGACAAGAGCGACAAGGACGACCGTAGCGGCGACCACCTCATCCTGCTTGCCAAGAACTACGAGGGATACCAAAACCTGATGAAGATTGTCTCCTACTCGTGGATAGAGGGATACTACTACAAGCCCCGTATTGACAAAGACCTGCTGGAGCGCTACCACGAAGGAATTGTAGCCTGCTCGGCCTGCCTTGGCGGTGAGCTTCCCCAAGCTGTAATGCACGAGGGATACGAGGCGGCACTAAAGGTGGCCAAATGGTTCCAGAACATCTTTGGCGACGACTACTACATGGAGCTGCAGCTGCACCAATCGGGTGATCATAAGATCGACTCCGAAATATTCGAAAACCAGAAGAAGGTTAACGAGATCATAAAGAAGATATCGCAGGAGACCGGCATAAAGTACATTGCCTCCAACGACGTGCACTTTATCAACGCTGAGGATGCCGACGCGCACGACCTGCTCATCTGCCTAAACACGGGCAAGGATATTGACGACCCTACCCGTATGCGCTACACCAAGCAGGAGTTTCTGAAGAGCCCCGAAGAGATGGAGCGCCTCTTTGCAGAGTACCCCGAGGCAATTGCCACCACCCAGGAAATCGACGAAAAGATAGAGAGCTACGAGCTCAACAAAAAGCCCATCATGCCCATCTTCCCCATCCCCGAGGGGTTCGACGGCGAGATGCACTACCTGCGCCACGTTACCTACGAGGGTGCCAAGGAGCGCTGGGGCGACGGCTTTTCGGGCGAAACAAAGGAGCGCGTCGACTTTGAGCTTGGCGTTATCGAAAACATGGGATTCCCCTCCTACTTCCTCATCGTGTGGGACTTTATACGGGCAGCCCGCGACATGGGCGTATCGGTTGGCCCAGGCCGTGGATCGGCGGCCGGATCGGCCGTTGCCTACTGCCTAAAGATTACCAATATCGACCCCGTAAAGTACGATCTGCTGTTTGAGCGTTTCCTTAACCCCGACCGTATATCGATGCCCGATATCGATATCGACTTCGACGAGGAGGGGCGCGCAGAGGTGCTCAAGTGGGTATCGAAAAAATACGGTGAGAAGCGCGTTGCGCACATCATCACCTTTGGGACAATGGCGGCCAAGATGGCCATCAAGGATGTGGCCCGCGTGCAGAAGCTGCCGCTGCCCGAGGCCGACCGCCTGGCCAAGATGGTTCCCGAAAAACCGGGCACCACGCTGGCAAAGGCCTTCCAGGAGGTGCCGGAGCTGAACCAGGAGCGGACATCGCCCAACCCGCTAATCGCAAAGACGCTGGGCTTTGCCGAAACCCTCGAGGGGGCTGTTCGCCAAACCGGCATCCACGCCTGCGGCATCATCATTGCCAAAGATGATCTGGAGAACTACATCCCGGTGAGCACGCACAAGGATGCCGAGCTGCTGGTGACCCAGTACGACGGCAAGCACGTGGAGGATATCGGCCTGCTCAAGATGGACTTCCTTGGCCTTAAAACGCTATCCATCATAAAGGATGCGCAGGAGTACATCCTTGGCAGCAAGGGGATCGACCTCGACATCGACACCATCCCGCTCGACGATGCGGCCACCTACGAGCTGTACTCGCGCGGCGACACCACCGCGCTGTTCCAGTTCGAGTCGCCGGGCATGAAGAAGTACCTGCGCGCCCTGAAGCCCAACCGCATCGAGGACCTCATTGCGATGAACGCCCTCTACCGCCCAGGCCCTCTGGAGTACATCCCCGACTTCATCGACCGTAAGCACGGCCGCAAGAAGATTGAGTACGACATCGCCGAGATGGAGGAGTACCTGAAGGATACCTACGGGATTACCGTATACCAGGAGCAGGTGATGCTGCTGTCGCAGAAGCTGGCCGGCTTTACCAAGGGCCAGGCCGATACGCTGCGTAAGGCGATGGGTAAAAAGATGATTGACATGATGGCCAAGCTGAAGGCCGACTTCATCAAGGGGGCTACCGAGCGGGGCCACGACGCCAAGATCCTGGAGAAGGTGTGGACCGACTGGGAGGCCTTTGCGCAGTACGCCTTCAACAAGTCGCACTCCACCTGCTACGCCTACGTGTCGTACCAAACCGCCTACCTGAAGGCGCACTACCCCTCGGAGTTTATGGCGGCGGTGCTGAGCCGCAACCTCTCGGACATCAAGAAGATTACCACCTTCATGGACGAGTGCAAGCGCATGGGTATTTCGGTGCTGGGCCCCGACATCAACGAAAGTAACTACAAGTTTTCGGTGAACTCGAAGGGTGCGGTTCGCTTTGGGCTGGGCGCCGTAAAGGGGCTCGGCGAAGGAGCCGTTAACGCCATCATAGAAACCCGTAAGAAGGGGGGTCCCTTCAAGGATATCTACGATGTAGTGGAGCGGGTAAGCCTCAGCTCGGCCAACCGCAAGAACCTGGAGACGCTCATCCTTGCCGGCGGATTCGACAGCCTGAGCACCCTACCCCGTTCGGCCTACTTTGCCCCCGACACCAAGAACGTGACCTTTATAGAAAGCCTGATCCGCTACGGCAACCTGGTGCAGAACGAGCGGAACAGCGCCAGCAATAGCCTTTTCGGCGCCATCGCGTCGGCAGAGATCGTGCAGAAGCCCGAGCCGCCGGCCAACGCCCCCGAGTGGAACAAACTCGAGACGCTGAACAAGGAGCGCGAGGTGGTGGGCATCTACCTCTCGTCGCATCCGCTAGACGAGTACCGGGTGGAGATCGACAACTTTACCAACTGCACGCTCACCGACCTCAACGACCTGCCCGCGATGGCGGGGCGCGACTTCTCGGTGGCCGGCATGATAACCTCGGCGCGCAACCTGATGACCAAGACCGGCAAGCCCTACGGCTCGATTACCGTGGAGGACTACGCCGACAGCCACCAGTTTACCCTCTTCGGAAAGGACTACGAGCAGTTCCGCAGCTTCTTCTACGAGGGCTACTCGCTGCTGATCCGCGGCTCGGTGCACGAGCACCCCTTCCGCCCCGGCGAGATGGAGGCCAAGATCAAGCTCATCCGCCAGCTGCCCAACGTCAAGGACGAGATGGTGAAGGGCATCCAGCTCACCCTGCCCATCTTCAGCATCACCGACGAGCTGGCCGCCGAGATCAAGAACTACGTGGAGAGCAGCAAGGGCAACATCGCCCTTAAGGTGAAGCTGGTTGACCCCGCCGACAAACTTTCGGTGGAAATGCACTCGCGCACCTTCCGGGTGGGGCTTAGCCACGAGTTTATCGACTACCTGCAGCACAACAGCATCAACTTTAGGCTGGTAGACTAG
- a CDS encoding head GIN domain-containing protein yields the protein MTKKLLFSLGLLLVSCVFAYAQKGRVYVADNFDGIKFALPVELNISIGSKFEVKAVGAAEDIDWIVVEKNGSSLNIKSKSKHGHHRFDRGTKVYVTLPRLEELSLAGSGDIYVKGDVKGGALQVNVAGSGDIAVEKVSVDIFGVNVSGSGNVKITDRSSANRAEYKIAGSGSVSSRNVMAKSVVVNVAGSGDINAYASENLSVKIAGSGNVECFGNPKNVEKVKFGSGSISIK from the coding sequence ATGACAAAAAAATTACTATTTTCTTTAGGACTACTGCTTGTGTCCTGTGTATTCGCCTATGCTCAGAAGGGGCGCGTGTATGTTGCTGACAATTTCGACGGCATTAAGTTTGCGCTACCGGTAGAACTCAACATCTCTATTGGGAGCAAGTTTGAGGTAAAAGCGGTTGGTGCCGCAGAGGATATCGATTGGATAGTTGTCGAGAAAAACGGAAGCTCGTTGAATATTAAGTCGAAGTCAAAGCATGGGCATCATCGTTTTGATCGAGGAACAAAAGTCTATGTAACGCTTCCTCGCTTAGAGGAGTTATCACTGGCAGGTTCGGGAGATATTTACGTTAAGGGTGATGTTAAAGGGGGCGCATTACAAGTTAATGTGGCCGGCTCGGGAGATATTGCAGTAGAAAAAGTTTCGGTGGATATCTTTGGTGTAAACGTGTCGGGTTCGGGGAATGTAAAAATTACCGATCGCTCCTCAGCCAACAGAGCAGAGTATAAGATTGCTGGTTCTGGATCAGTTTCATCTCGTAATGTTATGGCTAAAAGTGTTGTGGTTAATGTTGCAGGTAGTGGCGATATTAACGCCTATGCCTCCGAGAATCTATCTGTTAAAATTGCAGGTAGTGGTAATGTAGAGTGTTTTGGAAATCCAAAGAATGTGGAAAAGGTTAAGTTCGGTTCCGGAAGTATTTCCATCAAATAA
- the ahcY gene encoding adenosylhomocysteinase, with the protein MFSYTIDEKLPNKVADLSLADWGRKEIEIAEKEMPGLMAIRKKYEGKKPLKGARVMGSLHMTIQTAVLIETLVDLGADVRWCSCNIFSTQDHAAAAIAAAGVPVFAWKGESLEEYWWCTAQALSFPSGKGPNLIVDDGGDATLLIHKGYAAENDAKVLDYTPGSHEESVILDALKQILKDDHGKWHRTVAEWKGVSEETTTGVHRLYQMMERGELLIPAINVNDSVTKSKFDNLYGCRESLADGIKRATDVMIAGKVVVVCGYGDVGKGCARSMRAYGARVIVTEIDPICALQAAMEGFEVKTIEETLPEGNIFVTTTGNCDIITAEHMAGMKDQTIVCNIGHFDNEIQVDRLNKWTGIKMINIKPQVDKYVYPDGHAIFLLAEGRLVNLGCATGHPSFVMSNSFTNQTLAQIELWEKDLKVDVYRLPKHLDEEVARLHLEQLGVKLTTLSAKQADYIGVKVEGPYKPEHYRY; encoded by the coding sequence ATGTTTTCATATACAATTGACGAAAAGCTCCCCAACAAGGTGGCCGACCTATCGCTAGCCGACTGGGGTAGAAAAGAGATTGAGATTGCCGAAAAGGAGATGCCCGGACTGATGGCCATCCGCAAAAAATACGAAGGTAAGAAGCCCCTGAAGGGTGCCCGCGTGATGGGATCGCTGCACATGACCATCCAAACCGCCGTACTCATCGAAACCCTGGTAGACCTAGGCGCCGATGTACGCTGGTGCAGCTGCAACATCTTCTCCACCCAAGACCATGCCGCTGCCGCCATTGCCGCTGCCGGCGTACCCGTATTCGCCTGGAAGGGCGAGAGCCTCGAGGAGTACTGGTGGTGCACCGCCCAGGCGCTATCGTTCCCCAGCGGCAAGGGCCCCAACCTCATCGTAGACGATGGCGGCGATGCAACGCTGCTTATCCACAAGGGATACGCCGCCGAGAACGACGCCAAGGTGCTCGACTACACCCCCGGCAGCCACGAGGAGAGCGTGATCCTCGATGCGCTTAAGCAGATCCTAAAGGATGACCACGGCAAGTGGCACCGCACCGTGGCCGAGTGGAAGGGCGTTTCGGAGGAGACCACCACCGGCGTTCACCGCCTGTACCAGATGATGGAGCGCGGCGAGCTGCTGATCCCCGCCATCAACGTCAACGACTCGGTTACCAAGAGCAAGTTCGACAACCTGTACGGCTGCCGCGAGTCGCTCGCCGACGGCATCAAGCGCGCCACCGACGTGATGATCGCCGGCAAGGTGGTTGTTGTCTGCGGATACGGCGACGTGGGTAAGGGCTGCGCCCGCTCGATGCGCGCCTACGGGGCCCGCGTAATCGTTACCGAGATCGACCCCATCTGCGCCCTACAGGCTGCCATGGAAGGCTTCGAGGTGAAGACCATCGAGGAGACCCTACCCGAGGGCAACATCTTCGTCACCACCACGGGCAACTGCGACATCATCACCGCCGAGCACATGGCCGGCATGAAGGACCAGACCATCGTGTGCAACATCGGCCACTTCGACAACGAAATTCAGGTAGACCGCCTCAACAAGTGGACCGGCATCAAGATGATCAACATCAAGCCACAGGTCGACAAGTACGTTTACCCCGATGGCCACGCCATCTTCCTGCTGGCCGAAGGCCGTTTGGTAAACCTTGGCTGCGCCACCGGCCACCCATCGTTCGTGATGAGCAACTCGTTCACCAACCAAACCCTTGCGCAAATCGAGCTTTGGGAGAAGGACCTTAAGGTCGACGTTTACCGCCTGCCTAAGCATCTCGACGAGGAGGTTGCCCGCCTACACCTCGAGCAGCTGGGCGTAAAGCTCACCACGCTCTCGGCAAAGCAGGCCGACTACATCGGCGTTAAGGTGGAAGGCCCCTACAAGCCCGAGCACTACCGCTACTAA
- a CDS encoding ATP-binding protein: MLSSLLVKNYRCLKYLKVDQFSHVNLITGENNTGKSTLLEAISLFISQGEVGWIFKLLSERGEYYRSESDSDSTNFNLKSLSSLFYDRQVLVDDEGSSITITTNGSENEASSLTLRIVEMGSQHALGLEVVNASQKVVMPLFIDHPSRFYCNIESLFPFQLVRTSTNYKLNEQLWDKIILTEKEDFTIEALKIVDPNIERLAFIQIDASGYRKPVVKLKGRDTVIPLSGMGDGINRVLSIILALVNCSNGILLIDEFENGLHHHVQHKLWEVIFSMASKLGIQVFATTHSNDCIYTFEQLLNDDVHINDGKLIRLDNRDGKIVQVEFDPEEMRIATEQRINLR, encoded by the coding sequence ATGCTTTCATCTCTTTTGGTAAAGAATTACAGATGCCTTAAATACTTGAAGGTCGACCAGTTTTCGCACGTTAACCTTATTACGGGCGAGAACAACACGGGGAAATCGACGCTGCTCGAAGCCATTTCGCTCTTTATTAGCCAGGGCGAGGTGGGGTGGATTTTTAAGCTGCTCTCGGAGCGAGGCGAGTACTACCGGTCAGAATCCGACAGCGATAGTACGAACTTCAACCTGAAGTCGCTATCGTCGCTGTTCTACGACCGGCAGGTTTTGGTTGACGACGAGGGTAGCAGCATCACCATAACCACCAACGGAAGCGAGAATGAGGCGAGCAGCCTTACCCTTCGAATTGTTGAGATGGGGAGCCAGCATGCGCTCGGGCTCGAGGTGGTTAACGCTTCGCAGAAGGTGGTTATGCCGCTGTTTATCGATCATCCTTCGCGCTTCTACTGCAACATAGAGTCGCTGTTCCCTTTTCAGCTGGTAAGGACTAGCACCAACTATAAGCTTAACGAGCAGCTTTGGGATAAGATCATCCTTACGGAGAAGGAGGACTTCACCATAGAGGCGCTTAAAATTGTCGATCCGAACATCGAGCGGTTGGCGTTTATCCAGATTGATGCCTCGGGGTACCGTAAGCCCGTCGTTAAGCTTAAGGGTAGAGATACCGTTATCCCGCTTTCGGGGATGGGTGACGGCATTAACCGGGTGCTATCCATCATCCTTGCCTTGGTAAACTGCTCCAACGGCATTCTGCTTATCGATGAGTTTGAGAATGGGCTTCACCACCACGTTCAGCATAAGCTGTGGGAGGTTATATTTAGCATGGCCAGCAAGCTGGGCATTCAGGTGTTTGCCACCACGCATAGCAACGACTGCATCTACACGTTCGAGCAGCTGCTCAACGACGATGTGCACATCAACGACGGGAAGCTCATCCGCCTCGATAATAGGGATGGAAAGATTGTTCAGGTAGAGTTTGACCCCGAGGAGATGCGCATTGCCACCGAGCAGCGCATTAACCTCCGATAA
- a CDS encoding Sua5/YciO/YrdC/YwlC family protein, translating into MQDQELKDIQIVTEVLKKGGICIIPTEIGYEIVCDGTNETPVSKLFSCFSTASKSQFSLLVNHINQLSRYTRELPEVAEELLGVATSPLTLILPTVSGISQSILIDKDKAPFRIVSVGLIDKILERINRPLLSIPATDNLDKIPTSAEYIPQPILAIADHTAAATKQAIFTAKMPSVIELGLNGSVKIIND; encoded by the coding sequence ATGCAAGATCAGGAATTGAAAGACATTCAAATAGTTACGGAAGTATTAAAAAAAGGAGGCATCTGTATCATTCCTACCGAAATTGGATATGAAATTGTATGCGATGGAACAAATGAAACACCAGTAAGTAAGTTGTTTTCATGCTTTAGCACAGCGAGCAAGTCCCAATTTTCTCTTCTTGTAAACCATATTAACCAACTGTCCAGATATACTCGCGAATTGCCAGAGGTAGCAGAAGAGCTTCTAGGCGTTGCGACATCGCCATTAACCCTTATTCTTCCAACCGTATCTGGAATATCCCAAAGTATCCTAATCGATAAGGACAAGGCCCCCTTTAGAATTGTATCGGTGGGACTCATTGATAAAATATTGGAAAGAATCAACAGGCCTCTCCTATCAATTCCAGCAACTGACAACCTAGACAAGATACCAACTAGCGCTGAATACATTCCACAACCAATACTTGCAATCGCAGACCATACTGCTGCAGCAACTAAGCAAGCCATATTCACAGCAAAAATGCCTTCGGTCATTGAATTAGGCTTAAACGGAAGTGTTAAGATCATTAACGACTAA
- a CDS encoding MraY family glycosyltransferase, translated as MKNLIPFISFIIAFYTSYKIIPVVIRIAHLKNLVDEPNNRTSHKKAVPTLGGVGIFIGFSVASLLLASYYFVPEFNSLLLGMLVLFFLGIKDDILVLSPKKKLVGQILVAFMITFLGDVRITSFEGILGIYDIPYWPSILSSMFIFIALINAVNLIDGIDGLASGFGILASTFFGVDFYILGHFAWAMLCFAMAGALFAFLLYNVFGNANKIFMGDTGSLVLGLFITTATLKFININAASSGPFSINFAPALAISVLALPVFDTLRVFSIRIANGQSPFHPDKRHIHHLMLRLGFSHKASTSILISVNAAIIGICFALQPLNINYHILALCAVVFSLIGLLWNLSRRAASKNKSIAKPKKIEEIEQMKDLKSKIFEHVN; from the coding sequence ATGAAAAATCTAATTCCATTCATCAGCTTTATTATCGCATTCTACACGAGCTACAAGATCATTCCGGTGGTTATCCGCATTGCACACCTCAAGAACCTCGTGGACGAACCCAACAACCGTACATCGCACAAAAAAGCGGTTCCTACGCTAGGTGGTGTGGGCATTTTTATTGGATTTTCGGTAGCATCGCTGCTTCTTGCCTCCTACTATTTTGTTCCTGAGTTTAACTCACTACTGCTTGGCATGCTAGTTCTGTTCTTTTTAGGGATAAAGGATGACATACTAGTTCTATCACCCAAAAAGAAACTTGTGGGGCAAATTCTAGTAGCATTTATGATTACTTTTCTGGGAGATGTAAGGATAACCTCCTTCGAAGGAATACTTGGCATTTACGACATACCCTACTGGCCAAGCATTCTGTCAAGCATGTTTATCTTCATAGCACTAATAAATGCTGTAAACCTAATTGATGGTATTGATGGGCTAGCTTCTGGATTTGGAATCTTGGCCTCCACATTCTTTGGCGTAGATTTCTATATCCTAGGCCATTTTGCATGGGCAATGCTCTGCTTTGCAATGGCAGGAGCCTTATTTGCCTTCCTACTTTACAATGTTTTTGGCAATGCCAATAAGATATTTATGGGTGATACAGGATCCCTAGTGCTCGGGCTATTCATTACCACTGCCACACTAAAGTTTATCAACATCAATGCAGCTAGCAGTGGTCCGTTTAGCATCAACTTTGCACCTGCTTTAGCCATTTCCGTCCTGGCACTTCCTGTTTTCGACACACTCAGAGTATTCTCAATAAGAATAGCAAATGGACAGTCACCATTTCATCCCGACAAGCGACACATACACCATCTAATGCTACGCTTAGGCTTCTCACACAAGGCGTCAACTTCAATACTCATTAGTGTAAATGCGGCTATTATTGGAATATGCTTTGCCCTTCAACCTCTTAATATAAACTACCATATTCTTGCATTATGCGCTGTAGTTTTTTCGTTGATTGGCTTACTATGGAATCTTAGCCGAAGAGCTGCATCAAAGAATAAAAGCATTGCTAAGCCCAAGAAAATCGAAGAAATTGAGCAAATGAAAGATCTAAAAAGTAAAATATTCGAGCATGTCAACTAA
- a CDS encoding 30S ribosomal protein S16, whose translation MPVKIRLARHGKKDYAFYHIVVADSRAPRDGRFIERIGSYNPNTNPATIEIKFEKALDWMFKGAQPTDTVRSILSKKGVLMKKHLLEGVKKGAFTAEVAEEKFNAWSADKSNKTTAELNQLTQAKNDAKRARLAEEAKQKEAKAAKLAEKLAAAAAAAAPAPEAAAEETTEEAAESTEA comes from the coding sequence ATGCCTGTAAAAATTCGTTTGGCACGTCATGGTAAGAAAGATTACGCTTTCTATCACATTGTCGTTGCAGATAGCAGGGCGCCACGTGATGGTAGATTTATCGAAAGGATTGGTTCTTACAATCCCAACACTAATCCTGCTACAATCGAGATCAAGTTCGAAAAAGCACTTGACTGGATGTTTAAAGGCGCCCAACCTACCGACACTGTAAGGTCAATTCTTTCAAAGAAAGGCGTTCTTATGAAAAAGCACCTTCTTGAAGGTGTTAAGAAAGGCGCTTTTACTGCTGAAGTTGCAGAGGAAAAGTTCAATGCTTGGTCTGCAGATAAGTCTAACAAGACTACTGCTGAGCTTAATCAGCTAACTCAGGCAAAGAACGACGCAAAGCGCGCACGTCTTGCTGAAGAGGCCAAGCAAAAGGAAGCAAAGGCTGCTAAGCTTGCCGAAAAGCTTGCTGCTGCCGCTGCTGCTGCTGCTCCTGCTCCTGAGGCTGCTGCCGAAGAAACCACCGAAGAGGCTGCTGAATCTACTGAAGCTTAA
- the rimM gene encoding ribosome maturation factor RimM (Essential for efficient processing of 16S rRNA): MHSGKSCVAEVIKTFGVNGELVLKLYSSFPEEIDLEEPVFIDIDGIAVPFYFKSFRFNGKSKAVVVFDDFESELLAEELVEKKVLCDDELLEVDDDEPSPSDFIGYKVLTHCDTPQMIGTVEDYYDYPNNPLFQVLTADDQEILLPVNEDFIVAIDDEQESLYVEFPEGFLDIFEE; encoded by the coding sequence ATGCATTCAGGAAAGAGTTGCGTTGCCGAAGTTATTAAGACCTTTGGTGTAAACGGAGAATTAGTACTTAAGCTTTATAGTAGCTTTCCTGAAGAGATTGACTTAGAGGAACCGGTTTTCATCGATATCGATGGAATCGCGGTTCCTTTCTATTTTAAATCATTCCGCTTCAACGGAAAAAGTAAGGCGGTAGTTGTATTCGACGACTTTGAGTCGGAGTTGCTCGCCGAAGAATTAGTAGAAAAGAAGGTCTTGTGCGACGATGAACTTTTAGAGGTTGACGATGACGAGCCTTCGCCCTCCGACTTTATTGGTTACAAGGTGCTAACCCACTGCGATACGCCGCAGATGATTGGTACGGTTGAGGATTACTACGACTACCCGAATAACCCCCTATTCCAAGTTCTTACCGCCGACGATCAGGAGATTCTCCTCCCTGTCAACGAAGATTTTATTGTCGCTATCGACGATGAGCAGGAATCGCTTTACGTCGAATTCCCCGAAGGTTTTCTCGATATTTTTGAAGAGTAG
- a CDS encoding DUF3226 domain-containing protein, with amino-acid sequence MDIRAKASRKLLVEGSDDQHVILALCSRHKLPVTFDVVDNRGVTNLLKSISVWLKTSSLETLGMILDADEQVEKRWHEVKGRLEQAGYHLPDHSVRGGTILRQPGLPVVGIWLMPDNISSGMLEDFLKYLIPEGDLLLPEAERTLDRLELERINGYKHVHRAKSLLHTWLAWQDSPGMPIGVAITHSYLDTNSDLGYEFVEWLRELFG; translated from the coding sequence ATGGATATAAGGGCAAAGGCAAGCAGAAAGCTGCTCGTTGAGGGAAGCGACGACCAGCACGTTATCTTGGCGTTGTGCAGCCGGCACAAGCTGCCGGTTACGTTTGATGTGGTAGACAACCGTGGCGTAACCAACCTCCTTAAAAGCATAAGCGTTTGGCTAAAGACCTCGTCGTTGGAAACGCTGGGGATGATCCTTGATGCCGACGAGCAGGTGGAGAAGCGCTGGCACGAGGTGAAGGGGCGCTTGGAGCAGGCGGGGTATCACCTCCCCGACCATTCGGTGAGGGGCGGCACCATCCTGCGCCAGCCGGGGCTGCCGGTGGTTGGCATTTGGCTGATGCCCGACAATATCTCCAGCGGCATGCTCGAGGATTTTCTAAAGTACCTGATTCCCGAAGGCGACCTGCTGCTGCCCGAGGCCGAGCGCACCCTCGACCGGCTGGAGCTGGAGCGCATCAACGGCTACAAGCACGTGCATCGGGCAAAATCGCTGCTGCACACCTGGCTGGCGTGGCAGGACAGCCCCGGCATGCCCATCGGCGTTGCCATTACGCACAGCTACCTCGATACCAACTCCGACCTCGGCTACGAGTTTGTGGAGTGGCTGCGGGAGTTGTTTGGATAG
- the trxA gene encoding thioredoxin encodes MALEINEGNFEELVAKADKPVVLDFWAEWCGPCRMLTPIIEEMHGEFDGKAVIGKVNVDDCNAIATKYGIRNIPTVLFIVNGEVKDKQVGAVPKAKLVEKLNALL; translated from the coding sequence ATGGCACTAGAAATTAACGAAGGGAACTTCGAGGAATTGGTAGCTAAGGCCGACAAGCCTGTAGTACTAGACTTTTGGGCAGAATGGTGCGGGCCATGCCGCATGCTCACCCCCATCATCGAGGAGATGCACGGCGAGTTCGACGGCAAGGCCGTTATCGGCAAGGTAAACGTTGACGACTGCAACGCCATTGCCACCAAGTACGGCATCCGCAACATCCCCACCGTGCTGTTCATCGTAAACGGCGAGGTGAAGGACAAGCAGGTGGGCGCCGTTCCAAAGGCTAAGCTGGTTGAGAAGCTCAACGCGCTGCTCTAG